CAGATTTCTGTCTGAAGATAAACCCGGATTGTTCTTTAAAAGATTCACCGCTGTTTGTTGCTCCCCACAATTAACAATGGCTCCGGGAAAGATCATTCTCTGGCTATAACCACCCTCTTTATCCCTGCTTTTGACATTGGTTGGCTCCAGACCTTTGTCCCTGAGATCTTGATAAAACCTCTTCCTTTCTTTTGAATCCCTTCCTTCTGAAGGATTGATGAACTGATACTGAATGTTATCCCCTGCATGAACCCGAAATTCATCAAGCATCTCCTTAATCCGGTTCTCCATGCGTTTTAATCCAATAGGCATATCTCCGGTCAAATACACCTTGAAATACACCACTTCATTAAGGTCTCTGAGTATCTCTTTGGTTTTAGGCTTCAGGGTATATCTGTTGTCGGCGGTGAGGTCGAAACGGTGATATACGCTGGAAGAAATGAAATTGACCACAATGATCAGAACAAGCAAGAGTACAAACTGAATGAGATTTTTTCTGTTTCCTTTCATATATAAGCCAATTATTTACGATTTTGAATGATGGTTTTTGTTAGAAAAATAAAAACCACGATGACACTAAGAAAATATACAACATCACGGGTATCAATCACACCCCTGCTCATTGATTTATAATGTGCATTAATGCCCAGATCAACTATAAAGGTATCGATTCCACCGAATATCCACATTTCGCTTAAAAAATCAAATCCCATATAAAAAAAGAAAGAAATCAGCACGGCAATGATGAAGGCAATAATCTGATTGCTGGTCAAAGAAGAAGCAAAAATCCCTATAGACACATAAATAGCGGCCAGGAAAAACAGGCCGATATATGAACCCACTGTTCCCGCTATATCTACGTTACCAACAGGATTACCCAACTGATAGACACTGTAAAAATAGATCAGTGTCGGTATCAGCGCTATTACTACCAGAATCAAAGCTGCCAGATATTTGGAAACTACAATCTGCAGATCTGATATAGGACGGGTCATTAAAAGCTCCATAGTGCCCGATTTTTTCTCCTCAGCAACCATCCGCATGGTAACCGCCGGAACCAAAAACAGGAAAATCCAGGGAGCAAGTGTGAAAAGCGTATCCAATGAGGCATAGCCGCTGTCCAGCACATTGTGCTGACCGGGAAACACCCACATAAACAATCCCACCGCCAGCAAAAATACCAGAACCACTATATAACCGGTAATTGTGCTAAAAAATTCGTTGATCTCTTTTTTAAGGAGTATGATCATAATTCTATAATTTACCTGCCACAAAAATAATGTATTTCTGTTTTGAATAAATTCATCAGAAGAATGTTATTTTTGCCGGCGCGGTAATGAAAGGTATGATGGGTAAACAAACAATTCTTCTGTTATTTATTTTTTTTGCAGGTACCACCTGTGCTCAGGAAAAAAAACAGGATAAAGAGCTTCCGTTTGATCAAACAGAAATCTCTTACAATTCAGGTATGATCATGCCTCACGTTCCCGCAATCGACTTTATAACAAATGAATACATTTCCTCATTCAACCTGAATCTTATAAAAAAGAAAGATGGAAAAAAGCTTTGGGAAAATCTTTATCATCAACCGGCCCTGGGTGTCGGATATTATCATGGTTCTCTGGGCAACCGGGAAGTATATGGCAATGCCCATTCGGTGTATGCTTTTTTTGAAGCACCTATATGGAACATCCGCAATCAACTTGAGCTGAACTACAGAATGTCCACCGGGTTATCCTACATTTCAAAAACATTCGATATCTACAATAATATATATAATATTGCCATCGGTTCACACCTGAACCTTCATTTCAACCTCTTTCTGAATGCATTGATAAACATAACCGAAGATTACAAGCTCATATCAGGCATTGGCTTCACCCATTTTTCTAACGGGAAGATCAAATCTCCCAACAAAGGGCTGAATGTTATCAATGGTTCCCTTGGTATCAGGTATTTTTTCAGCCAACCTGAACCTTTAAAAAAAGATTTCACCCAACCTGAAATCCCTGACAAAAATCATTTTTCGGTAATCTGGTCCCATGGTTTAAAAGATTATAACCGATTTAATAAGGCTGTATATTATATCTCCTCTCTCAATATGAGTTACGAACGTCAGTATGCACATTTTGCCAAAGCAGGTACGGGGCTGGATGTTTTTTACAACAGTGCGCTGAGAAATTTCAGGGAAGAACCTGTTAGAACCGGAATAACAAGCAGCGACCTATACAGGCTCGGGATGCATATTTCCCATGACTTCATCGTGGGAGATTTCTCCCTGACCATACAACTGGGGCACTACTTTTACAATAAGGCATTCTATATTACTGATATATACAACAGAATAGGGCTTAGATATTATAGCGATGACCGGATCATACTGAATCTGTCCCTCAAATCCCATAATGCAAATGCAGAATTTATTGAATTCGGAATCGGTTATCTTTGGTAAAATGAAGCACATCATAAAATACCTGCCAGTTTATTTTTCCCTGATAAGCATCTTTACAGGGGGATGCGAAAAGGTAAATGAATTATACACCGAGGATCGGGAAATTGTGAAAGAAGTGCCCCTGGAACCTTATAATTATGTCAGGATATGGAGTATATCTGACATCCGCCTGGTGGAAGATACAGTGTGTAAGGCAGTATTAAAAGGACAAAGAAGCGTTGTCAACAACATATCTTTTAAACAGGAAGACAAGAGAATTTTTGTTCGCGGGAAAGGCACAAATCAATGGTACCGCGGAACAGAGAGACCGGTTATAGCATTTCACTTTACCAACCTGGAATATTTCCGTATTGAGGAACCCGCGCAGCTATGGTCAGAAGATACCATTCATTCGGAAAATCTAAAGATCATTGTAGCCAATGGGCTTTCCGAAGTGGACCTGATACTGGATACCGAGTCCTTTTATTTTGAAAACTGGACCACCAACACCGGAAAGTATAAGTTTTCAGGAAAATGCAACAACAGTCACATAAAGCTATACGGTTCGGGGAGGCTTCAGGCAAAAAACCTTATAACCGCTCATGCGGTTATTGAACAACATTCCATTGCCAATGGTTACTTATCTGTACAGGATACGCTGGAGGTATATACAAAAAGCAAAGGAAACATCTATTATACAGGCGATCCGAAAAAAATTATATTTGAACGGGATGCCTCCGGCAGGCTGATCAGAATGGAATAACAAAATGATTGAAAATACAGCGTTCTTTATACATGTAAAATAAGTTAAAATCAACACAAAAAGATGATTATGTTTTTTATTATTGTTACAATTATATACTTTCTTCCACTAATTTACGTGTTTTTCCGTATCAAGCACCATTTTATTCCCAGAAACCGGCTGACCTTATATACTTTGGGTTTTCTGGTGCTGGTTCTCCTATTTCCCCTGACCAATTTTTTCCTTGAGGATCAGTTCAGCGCACTATCAAAACATATCATCACTTTTGGCTCCTATACAGCGGTTTTCTTCTTATACTTCCTGATTGCAATCATTCTTTTTGACATTTTCCTTCTTCTCAACAAATGGTTAAAAATGGTGCCCAACCCCTTATTCAAATCCGTCAGGCAAAAAGCGAAAGGACTTTGGATTGTTGTAATGCTTCCGATCCTGGTGATTATCGGCGGGATCATTCACTTTAATAACATACAGACCTCTCATTATCAAATCGAGATTCCACGTCGATCTTCACAACCCGACCATATGAAAATTGCCTTTATCGCCGATTTCCACCTCAATCCAAGAACCAACCTGAATTACGTGGAACGCGTAAAAGAAAAAATCAACACCATACAACCCGACCTGATGTTGTTCGGCGGCGACATTCTGGAAGGCGACGGCGATGAGGACAAACTGGAGAAATTTGAAGAACTGTTGAGTCAGATTCATGCAAAATATGGAAGTTATGGGGTCATCGGAAACCATGAAATTTATGGAGGCAACGACACGGAACCCTTTTTTGAACGGGCCGGAATAGAATTATTAAAAGATAGCGTTGTTGTCATCAACAACTCCGTGAATCTGATCGGCAGATTGGATCAGCATATAGACGACAGAAAATCACCTGAAACACTCCTGAGTCAGGGCAGGGATTCCCTTCCGGTCATCATGCTGGATCACAGACCCACAAGGATCCCGGAAATCAGCAAAACGAGGGTAGATCTCCAGTTTTCCGGACATACCCACAACGGCCAGCTTTTCCCTTTCAACCTGATTACCCAAAGCATCTATCTCCTAAGCTGGGGGCATGAGAAAATAAACAATACCCATTTCTTTGTTACAAGCGGCATACGGCTCTGGGGCCCTCCGGTCAGGACGACAGGTGTATCGGAAATTGTGGTGATCGACATTAAATTCCGGTAAACGTTCTTTTTTATTTTGACATTCAATAGTTGATGTCATAAAGAGTTTGACAGGAATTTGACAAAGAGTTTGACAGGAGTTTGACAAAGAGTTTGATAAAGAGTTTGACAGGAGTTTGATTGTTGTAACAAGTAATGCTAATGCTGGCAAGGAAATAGAATGGTCATTCATTGTCATTCGTGGTCATTTGGTTGTATTTGCAGAAATGCCCCGGGCTGCGTTTCATTCCTACCGTAACGTTAGTGGATTGGCGCTTGCCTTAATGGCTGAAGCGGGTAAATCCTAACCTGGGACTTGTTGATCATCCCCTCAGATATAGTAAACCCTCCCCTGGAATTGTGAGACCTCCCCTCGGGGTTGTCACACGCTCCCTCTGACCTGTAAACCATCCCTCGGACTTGTGACCCGATCCCTCGGACTTGTCAACCGATCCCTCAGGGTTGTCACTCCATCCCTCGGAGTTGTCACTCGTCCCCTCGGCATGGTGTCCTATTCTTTGGGGTTTTGACCCGTCCCCCGGAGGTAGCACCAGTCCCTCGGCGGGTTTCAGAAGATTTCTTATCAAAAATCATCCGGGATCTTTATATGCTTTACAATAGTCCTTGTGCAGCTTCTATAATTTGAATCTAAAACTTGTCAAACTTTAAACATCAAACCTTAAACTTCTTAATCTTCGCCTTCGCTCTCTGTGCTCTTCGCTCCATGCTCTAAGCTCTTTGCTCCTTGCTCCATGCTCTAGGCTCTAGGCACTCCGCTCTTCGCCCCACAAAGGTGCTCATACATAGCATTTGCCACCCGGTAAGAGGCTCCTCTTCCTCCCAACCTCTC
The nucleotide sequence above comes from Bacteroidales bacterium. Encoded proteins:
- the gldF gene encoding gliding motility-associated ABC transporter permease subunit GldF codes for the protein MIILLKKEINEFFSTITGYIVVLVFLLAVGLFMWVFPGQHNVLDSGYASLDTLFTLAPWIFLFLVPAVTMRMVAEEKKSGTMELLMTRPISDLQIVVSKYLAALILVVIALIPTLIYFYSVYQLGNPVGNVDIAGTVGSYIGLFFLAAIYVSIGIFASSLTSNQIIAFIIAVLISFFFYMGFDFLSEMWIFGGIDTFIVDLGINAHYKSMSRGVIDTRDVVYFLSVIVVFIFLTKTIIQNRK
- a CDS encoding acyloxyacyl hydrolase gives rise to the protein MMGKQTILLLFIFFAGTTCAQEKKQDKELPFDQTEISYNSGMIMPHVPAIDFITNEYISSFNLNLIKKKDGKKLWENLYHQPALGVGYYHGSLGNREVYGNAHSVYAFFEAPIWNIRNQLELNYRMSTGLSYISKTFDIYNNIYNIAIGSHLNLHFNLFLNALINITEDYKLISGIGFTHFSNGKIKSPNKGLNVINGSLGIRYFFSQPEPLKKDFTQPEIPDKNHFSVIWSHGLKDYNRFNKAVYYISSLNMSYERQYAHFAKAGTGLDVFYNSALRNFREEPVRTGITSSDLYRLGMHISHDFIVGDFSLTIQLGHYFYNKAFYITDIYNRIGLRYYSDDRIILNLSLKSHNANAEFIEFGIGYLW
- a CDS encoding DUF2807 domain-containing protein, with the translated sequence MQNLLNSESVIFGKMKHIIKYLPVYFSLISIFTGGCEKVNELYTEDREIVKEVPLEPYNYVRIWSISDIRLVEDTVCKAVLKGQRSVVNNISFKQEDKRIFVRGKGTNQWYRGTERPVIAFHFTNLEYFRIEEPAQLWSEDTIHSENLKIIVANGLSEVDLILDTESFYFENWTTNTGKYKFSGKCNNSHIKLYGSGRLQAKNLITAHAVIEQHSIANGYLSVQDTLEVYTKSKGNIYYTGDPKKIIFERDASGRLIRME
- a CDS encoding metallophosphoesterase, which translates into the protein MFFIIVTIIYFLPLIYVFFRIKHHFIPRNRLTLYTLGFLVLVLLFPLTNFFLEDQFSALSKHIITFGSYTAVFFLYFLIAIILFDIFLLLNKWLKMVPNPLFKSVRQKAKGLWIVVMLPILVIIGGIIHFNNIQTSHYQIEIPRRSSQPDHMKIAFIADFHLNPRTNLNYVERVKEKINTIQPDLMLFGGDILEGDGDEDKLEKFEELLSQIHAKYGSYGVIGNHEIYGGNDTEPFFERAGIELLKDSVVVINNSVNLIGRLDQHIDDRKSPETLLSQGRDSLPVIMLDHRPTRIPEISKTRVDLQFSGHTHNGQLFPFNLITQSIYLLSWGHEKINNTHFFVTSGIRLWGPPVRTTGVSEIVVIDIKFR